In one window of Mauremys reevesii isolate NIE-2019 linkage group 22, ASM1616193v1, whole genome shotgun sequence DNA:
- the TSR2 gene encoding pre-rRNA-processing protein TSR2 homolog isoform X2: MAAPREETRGLFGQGVRAVLGSWAALQIAVEHGFGGAHGREKAEWMVDAVEQYFHSNAALEPDEVEDFLAEVLNNEFDTIIEDGSLAEVSQQLQSLFARCQRGEGPALTEAIARLTQRQQEVGRAATQARPAEGSSSEEEEEEEEERPEEVMDCSSPGPPPDPPPAEDGWTVVRKKKK, translated from the exons ATGGCGGCGCCCAGGGAGGAGACACGTGGCCTGTTCGGCCAGGGGGTCCGGGCGGTGCTGGGCAGCTGGGCCGCGCTGCAG ATCGCGGTGGAACATGGCTTCGGCGGCGCCCACGGCCGGGAGAAGGCCGAGTGGATGGTGGACGCGGTGGAGCAGTATTTCCACAGCAACG CGGCCCTGGAGCCGGATGAGGTGGAGGATTTCCTCGCTGAGGTGCTGAACAACGAATTCGACACCATCATTGAGGATGGCAGCTTGGCTGAG gTGAGCCAGCAGCTCCAGTCGCTCTTCGCTCGCTGCCAGCGTGGCGAGGGGCCGGCCCTGACGGAGGCCATCGCCCGGCTCACACAGCGGCAGCAGGAGGTGGGCAGGGCAGCCACCCAGGCCCGACCCGCCGAGGGGAGcagcagcgaggaggaggaggaggaggaagaggagaggccgGAGGAG GTGATGGACTGCAGCAGCCCCGGGCCCCCCCCGGACCCTCCCCCGGCAGAGGACGGCTGGACAGTCGTAcggaagaaaaagaaatga
- the TSR2 gene encoding pre-rRNA-processing protein TSR2 homolog isoform X1 has protein sequence MQKGPGASMRYRRRERGKEVLPAATGSLWNSLPEEAVKAGTRTGFKRELDTCMEIAVEHGFGGAHGREKAEWMVDAVEQYFHSNAALEPDEVEDFLAEVLNNEFDTIIEDGSLAEVSQQLQSLFARCQRGEGPALTEAIARLTQRQQEVGRAATQARPAEGSSSEEEEEEEEERPEEVMDCSSPGPPPDPPPAEDGWTVVRKKKK, from the exons ATGCAGAAAGGGCCAGGGGCCTCCATGCGCtatagaaggagagagagaggcaaggaAGTTCTTCCCGCAGCCACaggcagcctgtggaactccctgcctgaggaggctgtgaaggccgGGACGagaacagggtttaaaagggaactggacacatgcatggag ATCGCGGTGGAACATGGCTTCGGCGGCGCCCACGGCCGGGAGAAGGCCGAGTGGATGGTGGACGCGGTGGAGCAGTATTTCCACAGCAACG CGGCCCTGGAGCCGGATGAGGTGGAGGATTTCCTCGCTGAGGTGCTGAACAACGAATTCGACACCATCATTGAGGATGGCAGCTTGGCTGAG gTGAGCCAGCAGCTCCAGTCGCTCTTCGCTCGCTGCCAGCGTGGCGAGGGGCCGGCCCTGACGGAGGCCATCGCCCGGCTCACACAGCGGCAGCAGGAGGTGGGCAGGGCAGCCACCCAGGCCCGACCCGCCGAGGGGAGcagcagcgaggaggaggaggaggaggaagaggagaggccgGAGGAG GTGATGGACTGCAGCAGCCCCGGGCCCCCCCCGGACCCTCCCCCGGCAGAGGACGGCTGGACAGTCGTAcggaagaaaaagaaatga